A genomic segment from Flavobacterium inviolabile encodes:
- a CDS encoding MerR family transcriptional regulator — protein sequence MHLDLPEKRYYSIGELAKAFDVNASLIRFWDKEFDILKPKKNAKGNRMFTPEDVKNLQLIYHLVKERGFTLEGAKIHLKEGQKKTLDKFEIIRKLEAIKVQLGNMKNEL from the coding sequence ATGCATTTAGACTTACCTGAAAAAAGATATTACAGTATAGGCGAACTTGCCAAGGCATTTGATGTGAATGCGTCGCTAATTCGTTTTTGGGATAAAGAATTCGATATTCTGAAACCCAAAAAGAACGCTAAAGGCAACCGGATGTTTACCCCGGAAGACGTTAAAAACCTGCAGTTAATTTACCATCTGGTAAAAGAAAGGGGGTTTACACTGGAAGGCGCCAAAATTCATTTAAAGGAAGGGCAGAAAAAAACACTCGATAAATTCGAAATCATTCGTAAATTAGAAGCAATCAAAGTGCAGCTTGGTAATATGAAAAATGAGTTGTAG
- a CDS encoding M23 family metallopeptidase, with protein sequence MSKVKYYYDSEKLAYQKIKPKKGRRLGYAGLFIVSAALFGFLCFIVLINTPFFETPKDKLQAREIENLKINYSILNKKMDQLDEVLSDLEERDNNLYRVYFNSSPIPDEQRRAGFGGINRYKALEGFNNSELVLNTTKRVDVITKQLVIQSRSLDEILKLAKDKEKLLSAIPAIQPVKNEDLKHMASGFGYRSDPFTKVRKFHAGMDFSAKTGTPIFATGDGVVKRADNSLSGYGNHIEVTHGYGYETLYAHLSKYNVRPGQRVKRGDIIGYVGSTGRSEAPHLHYEVHKNGEVVNPLNFYYGSISAKEYVLISQLANQENQSLD encoded by the coding sequence ATGTCGAAGGTAAAATATTATTACGATTCTGAAAAATTAGCCTATCAGAAAATAAAACCTAAAAAAGGACGTCGTTTAGGGTATGCAGGACTGTTTATTGTTTCCGCTGCTTTATTCGGTTTTTTGTGTTTTATTGTCCTGATCAATACGCCGTTTTTTGAAACACCAAAGGACAAGTTACAGGCAAGGGAAATAGAAAATTTAAAGATTAATTATTCCATTCTAAATAAAAAAATGGACCAGCTGGACGAGGTTTTAAGTGATCTGGAAGAACGTGACAACAATTTGTATCGTGTTTATTTTAACAGCTCGCCGATACCCGACGAACAACGCAGAGCCGGTTTTGGCGGAATTAACCGCTATAAGGCACTGGAAGGTTTTAACAATTCGGAACTGGTCCTGAATACGACCAAACGGGTGGATGTTATTACCAAACAATTGGTAATTCAGTCCCGTTCACTGGATGAAATATTAAAACTGGCCAAAGACAAGGAAAAGTTATTATCGGCTATTCCTGCCATACAGCCGGTTAAAAATGAAGATTTGAAGCATATGGCTTCCGGTTTCGGATACCGAAGCGACCCGTTTACAAAAGTGCGTAAGTTTCACGCCGGAATGGATTTTTCCGCTAAAACCGGCACGCCTATTTTTGCTACCGGTGACGGCGTGGTAAAAAGAGCAGACAATTCGTTATCCGGTTACGGAAATCATATTGAAGTAACCCACGGCTATGGCTATGAAACACTGTATGCCCATTTAAGCAAATACAATGTACGGCCGGGGCAGCGCGTTAAAAGAGGGGATATTATAGGCTATGTGGGCAGTACCGGACGTTCGGAAGCTCCCCATTTACACTATGAGGTTCACAAAAACGGTGAAGTGGTCAATCCGTTAAATTTCTATTACGGTTCGATATCTGCCAAAGAATATGTTTTAATTTCACAATTAGCTAATCAAGAAAATCAATCGCTCGACTAA
- a CDS encoding DUF6705 family protein, translating to MKSIFITVLVSFFLSCKAQVIVPLAGDSDLAFTNGTYNKDVDNDFDKYVGTWKFQQGNTSLTIRLKKMVYNHYSSYKNYYQDLIVGEYSYIENGIEKVNTMEQMTSPPAKAGEHNIWGNLIWSKNLYPKCVECAENERRIKLRIRDSQRSYLSSAIILRYKNENGTEKIIAKIYKNDSSYMPPDNAPDEMRIPYGEYVLIKQP from the coding sequence ATGAAAAGCATATTCATAACAGTGTTAGTTTCTTTCTTTTTATCCTGTAAAGCACAGGTTATAGTACCTCTTGCGGGAGATAGTGATTTGGCGTTTACAAACGGAACTTATAATAAAGATGTTGACAATGATTTTGATAAATATGTGGGAACCTGGAAGTTTCAGCAAGGAAATACATCTTTAACAATTCGTTTAAAAAAAATGGTTTATAATCACTATTCTTCTTATAAAAACTATTATCAAGACTTAATAGTAGGCGAATATAGTTATATAGAAAATGGAATAGAAAAAGTGAATACAATGGAACAGATGACTTCTCCCCCTGCTAAAGCCGGAGAGCATAATATTTGGGGTAATCTTATCTGGTCAAAAAATCTATACCCAAAGTGTGTAGAATGTGCGGAAAATGAGAGAAGAATTAAATTGCGAATAAGAGATTCTCAGAGGAGCTATCTTTCAAGTGCTATTATTTTACGCTATAAAAATGAAAATGGTACAGAAAAGATAATTGCTAAAATCTATAAAAATGATAGTTCGTATATGCCGCCGGATAATGCTCCGGATGAGATGCGTATTCCTTATGGAGAATATGTTTTGATAAAACAGCCGTAA
- a CDS encoding outer membrane beta-barrel protein: protein MQKTTLLFAFLLLSCLSFAQSTINVKGKIIDKNTNLPIESVTVYLSAVKDSSLIDYTITNKNGVFDLNVKKVSQPVFLKASMIGYQDFKQEMKEITASKDLGTIAMLATAKALDEVIVKAEAPPIRIKSDTLEFNAASFKVRPDANVETMLKQLPGVEVDTDGKITVNGKEVNQILVNGKPFFDKDGKIALQSLPAEIINKIQVTDTKSKKEEISGQKASSNNTTINLTIDEDKNKGFFGKFMGGYGTDSRYESSALVNYFKGKRKISFLGSSNNINSTGFSMNEIFDNMGGGRNTSMSSGSDGSFGVNGMSFGGGKGITQSDMIGINYADEFFKGFDVSGNYFYRDATSKNTNRSRSQNFLPDRTIITESNGTTRDDRYAHNGGINIEYTIDSTTTVYIAPRFSKSNAVNKSQSAEFTTGENNKLLNDSNSNLYNENDSNSFSNSLNFYKKLNKKGRALNFSLDNSNAKNTGSALNQSKTRFYDPNGDLLKTDNRDQIRYNRNFNDKIDVGLEYLEPIVDSIRLKLAVDYNWNKTLENNTAFNFDGDTQLYDIQNDSLSNFLRTKTITVNPKAGINIEKKNIYLGAYFGTSITRLNNESFYLYKDTKLIRDYMLPSAEFHMSYKLSKAKSIWTSYSYQVSFPSATQLLPVEDLSSALVSFTGNPDLNPNKSHYVYLSYSNYDYASRSGYSFYTGGQYYDSQIISSTVYDESAKRTTSYENVSGVFNTWTGLNWNKSFKREVHSFRVSAGTGMNFNKYKGYTNAEMYDAFNYRFRARANFTWDYGELLSVNPSYSYTYNDTQYTNYSINSASTYQHQINLQTTSYWPKGLVIGNDFGYTYNSAISDGFKKDFYLWNTSIGYNFFNDRMNFKVKVYDLLNQNQSTMRSITATNIRDEENVVLKRYAMFSLTYKIEKFAGKEKKGGKRQF, encoded by the coding sequence ATGCAAAAAACTACCTTACTTTTTGCGTTTTTGTTATTAAGTTGCCTTTCATTTGCGCAAAGCACGATCAATGTAAAAGGCAAAATTATCGACAAAAACACAAATCTGCCGATTGAATCGGTAACGGTTTATTTATCTGCCGTAAAAGATTCCTCCTTGATTGACTACACGATTACCAACAAAAACGGTGTTTTTGATCTGAATGTAAAGAAAGTCAGCCAACCCGTTTTTCTGAAAGCCTCCATGATAGGTTATCAGGATTTTAAACAGGAAATGAAAGAAATTACGGCTTCAAAAGATTTGGGTACGATTGCTATGCTGGCTACAGCCAAAGCGCTGGATGAGGTTATTGTAAAAGCGGAAGCGCCGCCCATCCGTATTAAAAGCGATACGCTGGAATTTAATGCAGCCTCCTTTAAAGTGCGTCCGGATGCCAATGTGGAAACAATGTTGAAACAATTGCCGGGAGTAGAAGTAGACACCGACGGGAAAATTACCGTAAACGGTAAAGAAGTAAACCAGATATTGGTTAACGGGAAACCGTTTTTCGATAAAGACGGGAAAATAGCTTTGCAGAGCCTTCCTGCCGAGATTATCAATAAAATACAGGTAACGGATACCAAATCTAAAAAAGAAGAGATCTCCGGCCAGAAAGCCAGTTCGAATAACACGACGATCAACCTGACCATAGATGAGGATAAAAACAAAGGATTCTTCGGTAAATTTATGGGTGGTTATGGTACCGACAGCCGCTATGAAAGCAGTGCTTTGGTAAACTACTTTAAAGGAAAACGAAAGATCAGCTTTTTGGGTTCGTCCAATAATATCAATTCCACCGGATTCTCGATGAATGAAATCTTCGATAATATGGGCGGCGGCCGGAATACTTCGATGAGTTCCGGCAGCGACGGCAGTTTCGGGGTTAACGGAATGAGCTTCGGTGGCGGTAAAGGAATTACACAATCGGATATGATCGGGATAAACTATGCCGATGAATTTTTTAAAGGTTTTGATGTGAGCGGAAACTATTTCTACAGGGATGCGACCTCTAAAAATACCAACCGGTCCCGCAGCCAGAATTTCCTTCCGGACAGAACGATCATTACGGAATCCAACGGAACAACCCGTGATGACAGGTATGCTCATAACGGAGGTATCAATATTGAATATACTATCGATTCCACCACGACGGTATATATAGCGCCCCGTTTTTCCAAAAGCAATGCAGTCAATAAAAGCCAGTCGGCAGAATTTACCACCGGAGAAAATAATAAGCTGTTAAACGATAGCAACAGTAACCTGTATAATGAAAATGACAGCAACAGTTTCAGTAATTCATTAAACTTCTATAAAAAGCTGAATAAGAAAGGAAGAGCGTTGAATTTCAGTCTGGATAACTCGAATGCCAAGAATACCGGAAGTGCTTTGAATCAGTCGAAAACCCGGTTTTATGATCCGAACGGTGACCTGCTCAAAACAGACAACAGGGACCAGATTCGCTACAACCGTAACTTTAATGACAAAATAGATGTGGGACTGGAATATTTGGAGCCCATAGTGGATTCAATACGTTTAAAACTCGCTGTCGACTACAACTGGAACAAAACGCTGGAAAATAATACCGCATTTAATTTTGACGGCGATACGCAGCTGTATGACATTCAGAACGACAGCCTGTCTAATTTTTTACGCACTAAAACCATTACGGTGAATCCGAAAGCGGGAATTAATATTGAAAAGAAAAATATATATTTAGGAGCCTATTTCGGGACTTCGATAACCCGATTGAATAACGAATCGTTTTACCTGTATAAGGACACCAAACTGATCCGGGATTATATGCTGCCTTCAGCAGAATTTCACATGAGTTATAAGCTGTCCAAGGCTAAATCCATCTGGACGAGTTATTCCTATCAGGTTTCTTTCCCGTCGGCTACACAATTGCTGCCGGTTGAAGACCTTTCCAGTGCTTTGGTGAGTTTTACCGGAAATCCGGATCTGAACCCCAATAAAAGCCACTATGTATATTTGAGTTATAGCAATTATGACTATGCTTCGCGTTCGGGTTATAGCTTTTATACCGGAGGACAATATTATGACAGCCAGATAATCTCGTCAACGGTTTATGACGAAAGTGCCAAAAGAACCACCAGCTATGAAAATGTATCGGGTGTTTTTAATACCTGGACAGGACTCAACTGGAACAAATCGTTTAAAAGGGAAGTACACTCGTTTAGAGTGAGTGCCGGTACCGGAATGAATTTTAATAAATATAAAGGCTATACCAATGCCGAAATGTATGATGCATTTAATTACAGGTTCCGGGCAAGAGCTAACTTTACATGGGATTACGGCGAATTGTTAAGCGTTAATCCATCCTATAGCTATACGTATAACGATACGCAATATACCAACTATAGTATCAATTCCGCATCGACCTACCAGCACCAGATCAACCTGCAAACCACCAGTTACTGGCCAAAAGGACTGGTTATTGGTAACGATTTTGGATACACCTATAATTCGGCTATATCAGACGGGTTTAAAAAAGACTTTTACCTCTGGAATACCAGCATCGGATACAATTTCTTTAATGACAGGATGAATTTTAAAGTAAAGGTCTACGATTTGCTGAATCAGAACCAGAGTACGATGAGGAGCATTACCGCAACCAATATTCGCGATGAGGAAAATGTAGTACTGAAACGATATGCTATGTTTTCCTTGACCTATAAAATTGAAAAATTTGCCGGGAAAGAGAAAAAAGGCGGTAAAAGACAATTTTAA
- the der gene encoding ribosome biogenesis GTPase Der — protein sequence MNNIVAIVGRPNVGKSTFFNRLIQRREAIVDSVSGVTRDRNYGKSEWNGKEFSVIDTGGYIKGSDDVFEGEIRRQVELAIDEADAIIFMVDVEEGITPMDDEVAKLLRKVTKPVLLVVNKVDNAMREKDAIEFYNLGLGEYFTIAGMNGSGTGELLDALVQTLPDLPEVTEEVNPLPRFAVVGRPNAGKSSFINALIGEDRFVVTDIAGTTRDAIDTKYNRFGFEFNLVDTAGIRRKAKVKEDLEFYSVMRSVRAIEHSDVCILMIDATRGFEGQDQSIFWLAEKNRKGIVILVNKWDLVEKDTMSTRDYEAKIRRELEPFTDVPILFVSALTKQRLLKALETAVEVYENRKQRVATSKFNELMLPIIEHTPPPALKGKYVKIKYCMQLPTPTPQFVFFANLPQYVKDPYKRFIENKLRENYNFSGVPIDIYFRQK from the coding sequence ATGAATAATATCGTAGCCATAGTAGGAAGGCCAAATGTTGGAAAATCAACTTTTTTCAACCGGTTAATCCAACGCCGTGAAGCCATAGTTGACTCTGTGAGCGGAGTAACGCGTGATCGTAATTATGGAAAAAGTGAGTGGAACGGAAAAGAATTTTCGGTTATTGATACAGGAGGATATATTAAAGGTTCTGATGATGTTTTTGAAGGAGAGATCCGCCGTCAGGTAGAACTGGCCATTGATGAGGCAGATGCCATTATCTTTATGGTGGATGTAGAGGAAGGAATCACCCCAATGGATGATGAAGTGGCGAAGCTGCTTCGAAAAGTAACCAAACCTGTTTTACTGGTTGTTAATAAAGTAGACAATGCGATGCGTGAAAAAGACGCTATCGAATTTTATAACCTTGGCTTAGGCGAATATTTCACTATTGCCGGAATGAACGGAAGCGGAACGGGAGAATTGTTAGATGCTCTTGTACAAACGCTGCCGGATTTGCCGGAAGTAACTGAAGAAGTGAACCCGTTACCGCGTTTTGCTGTAGTAGGACGTCCGAATGCCGGGAAATCATCTTTTATCAATGCCCTGATCGGCGAAGACCGTTTTGTGGTAACCGATATCGCCGGAACTACCCGTGATGCAATTGATACCAAATACAACCGTTTCGGATTTGAATTTAATCTGGTGGATACGGCCGGAATCCGTAGAAAAGCGAAAGTAAAAGAAGATCTGGAATTCTATTCTGTAATGCGTTCTGTTCGGGCTATCGAACACAGTGATGTTTGTATCCTGATGATCGATGCTACCCGCGGATTCGAAGGACAGGACCAGAGTATCTTCTGGCTGGCAGAAAAAAACAGAAAAGGAATTGTGATTCTGGTAAATAAATGGGACTTGGTGGAAAAAGATACCATGTCAACCCGTGATTACGAAGCGAAAATCCGCAGAGAACTGGAACCGTTTACCGATGTGCCAATTTTGTTCGTATCGGCCTTAACCAAACAACGTTTGCTGAAAGCACTGGAAACCGCTGTTGAAGTATACGAAAACAGAAAACAGCGTGTAGCCACTTCGAAATTTAACGAATTGATGCTGCCGATTATCGAGCACACGCCACCACCGGCATTAAAAGGAAAATATGTTAAGATCAAATATTGTATGCAGTTGCCGACACCAACACCACAGTTCGTGTTCTTTGCAAATCTGCCACAATATGTAAAGGATCCTTACAAACGATTTATTGAGAATAAACTTCGCGAAAACTATAATTTTTCAGGAGTTCCTATTGATATTTATTTCAGACAGAAATAG
- a CDS encoding LemA family protein, with translation MKKWLIPVGIIVVIIVILYSWAKGINNTAVTLDETSKEAWGNVQTSYQRRNDLIGNLVNTVKGAADFEKSTLEAVIKARSEATKTTIDPSNITPEQLAEFNKAQSGVSSALSRLLVTVEQYPDLKANQNFLKLQDELASTENQILTARTRFNESVKAYNSHIKTFPNSIFAGIFGFKEKAYFNAVEGAEKPVEVKF, from the coding sequence ATGAAAAAATGGTTAATTCCCGTAGGTATAATTGTTGTAATCATCGTTATTCTATACAGCTGGGCAAAAGGTATCAATAACACTGCTGTAACTCTGGATGAGACTTCCAAAGAAGCATGGGGTAATGTACAGACTTCTTACCAAAGAAGAAACGACCTTATCGGCAACCTTGTTAACACAGTAAAAGGTGCTGCCGATTTCGAAAAAAGCACATTGGAAGCAGTGATCAAAGCACGTTCGGAAGCTACGAAAACAACCATTGATCCTTCCAACATTACACCGGAACAATTAGCAGAGTTCAACAAAGCGCAAAGCGGTGTTTCTTCGGCTTTATCCCGTTTACTGGTAACTGTAGAGCAGTATCCTGATTTAAAAGCAAACCAAAACTTCCTGAAATTACAGGACGAATTAGCCAGCACTGAAAATCAGATCCTAACGGCAAGAACCCGTTTTAACGAATCGGTTAAAGCGTATAACAGCCATATCAAAACATTCCCTAACAGCATTTTTGCCGGGATATTCGGCTTTAAGGAAAAAGCTTATTTCAATGCTGTTGAAGGTGCAGAGAAACCTGTTGAAGTAAAATTCTAA
- a CDS encoding DUF6705 family protein translates to MYYYKDVNNYFIPFIGTWTYIDGDKTFVVKLLKETKVPYLSKKPKMYRDEINGHYKMVQNYGQPNETVLYTSQINIGTSITPWQTVILASAINNNIMSGVIFDVAGVLNTSYPTGVRGQLVMTINDFTNPLTAHWKVTLPMGMRGTDEPTTFTTPTDIILTKVN, encoded by the coding sequence ATATATTATTATAAAGACGTAAATAATTATTTTATCCCATTTATAGGTACATGGACCTATATAGACGGTGATAAAACTTTTGTGGTAAAGCTTTTAAAAGAAACAAAGGTGCCTTATCTCTCCAAAAAGCCAAAAATGTATCGAGATGAAATAAATGGTCATTATAAAATGGTTCAGAATTATGGGCAACCTAATGAAACTGTTTTATATACCTCACAAATTAATATTGGCACTTCAATCACACCTTGGCAAACCGTTATTCTTGCTTCAGCTATAAATAATAATATAATGAGCGGAGTTATTTTTGATGTTGCAGGGGTTTTAAATACGTCCTACCCAACTGGAGTAAGAGGACAGTTAGTAATGACTATAAATGATTTTACAAATCCTTTAACTGCACATTGGAAAGTAACTTTACCTATGGGTATGCGGGGAACAGATGAACCAACAACTTTCACAACACCAACCGATATAATATTGACTAAAGTGAATTAG
- a CDS encoding TPM domain-containing protein, which yields MTHFISKIIRNLLLPVLFLLLQPVAAQFNIPEKPSLQTSVYDYANMLRPQEKQSLEEKLVRYSDSTSTQIVVVTIASLQGEDIGILTPKWAQQWGIGQAKEDNGVFILLAQKERRIWISPGYGVEDRLTAGIVGEITRNVIIPEFKAGSYYNGLDKGTDTIIEVLKGKYKGTRKPDQSNSGIGGIFFFIFVVIIIIIIIARSKNNRGGGGNGGFNGGPSILDMIILSSMGRGGGGGFGGGSSGGGFGGGGFGGGFGGGGFSGGGAGGSW from the coding sequence ATGACACATTTTATTTCAAAAATCATCAGAAACCTGTTGCTGCCGGTACTTTTTTTACTGCTGCAGCCGGTTGCTGCACAATTTAATATCCCGGAAAAACCGAGTTTACAAACGAGTGTTTACGATTATGCCAACATGCTGCGTCCGCAGGAAAAGCAAAGTCTGGAAGAAAAACTCGTTCGGTATTCGGATTCCACTTCCACACAAATCGTTGTGGTTACGATTGCTTCCCTGCAGGGAGAGGACATCGGTATCCTGACGCCAAAATGGGCACAGCAATGGGGCATCGGACAGGCGAAGGAAGACAATGGTGTTTTTATCCTGCTGGCTCAAAAGGAGCGCCGTATCTGGATTTCTCCGGGTTATGGCGTAGAAGACCGCTTAACAGCCGGCATAGTGGGTGAAATCACGCGTAATGTTATTATTCCGGAGTTTAAAGCCGGTAGTTATTACAACGGTTTAGACAAAGGAACAGATACCATCATTGAGGTACTGAAAGGAAAATATAAAGGAACCCGCAAACCGGATCAGTCGAACAGCGGTATCGGTGGTATTTTCTTTTTTATTTTCGTTGTCATCATCATTATTATCATTATTGCCCGTAGTAAAAACAATCGTGGCGGTGGTGGAAACGGCGGCTTTAACGGCGGACCAAGCATCCTGGATATGATTATCCTGAGCAGTATGGGTCGCGGCGGTGGCGGCGGTTTTGGAGGAGGAAGCTCCGGTGGCGGTTTTGGCGGCGGTGGATTCGGTGGCGGCTTCGGCGGTGGCGGATTTAGCGGCGGCGGTGCCGGCGGAAGTTGGTAA
- a CDS encoding DUF6705 family protein — MKTILTILLVSFFLSCKAQTIIPIAGEYNPQKYKSGTYNKDVYNDFDKYVGTWRFQQGNASLIIVFKKIVHDYFAKGNFYEDLLVGEYQYIINGVEIVNTLDRINIVLGQDDVNNIEGNLIIHRGVYPQCSECSLNEKRIKLHIRDSEREYLDNAIVLRYKNENGTEKIIAKIFKNGTSFMPLDNAPDEMRLPYGEYILVKQP; from the coding sequence ATGAAAACTATACTCACAATACTATTAGTTTCTTTCTTTTTATCCTGTAAAGCACAGACAATTATTCCTATAGCAGGAGAATATAATCCTCAGAAATACAAAAGTGGAACCTATAATAAGGATGTATACAATGATTTTGATAAATATGTTGGAACTTGGAGATTTCAACAAGGTAATGCTTCCTTAATAATAGTGTTTAAGAAAATAGTACATGATTATTTTGCAAAAGGAAATTTTTATGAAGATTTATTAGTTGGCGAATATCAGTACATTATCAATGGAGTAGAAATAGTTAATACTTTAGATAGGATAAATATAGTTTTAGGTCAAGATGATGTGAATAATATTGAAGGAAATCTTATTATTCATCGTGGAGTATATCCCCAATGTAGCGAATGTTCATTAAATGAAAAACGAATTAAGCTGCATATCAGGGATTCGGAAAGAGAATACTTGGATAATGCAATTGTATTACGATATAAAAATGAAAATGGCACAGAAAAGATAATTGCGAAAATCTTTAAAAATGGTACTTCATTTATGCCGCTAGATAATGCTCCGGATGAAATGCGGCTTCCTTATGGAGAATATATTTTAGTAAAACAGCCGTAA
- the era gene encoding GTPase Era yields MSHKAGFVNIIGNPNVGKSTLMNAFVGERLSIITSKAQTTRHRILGIVNGDDFQVLFSDTPGIIKPAYELQSSMMDFVKSAFEDADVLIYMVEIGEKELKDEAFFNKIIHAKIPVLLLLNKIDKSNQEQLEEQVNLWKEKVPNAEIFPISALENFNVSTVFDRILELLPESPAYYPKDALTDKPERFFVNETIREKILLNYEKEIPYAVEIETEEFLEDDDIIRIRAVIMVERETQKGIIIGHKGAAIKKVGIQARQDLEKFFGKQIHIEMFVKVNKDWRSNSYQLRRFGYNQNKNN; encoded by the coding sequence ATGTCACACAAAGCAGGTTTTGTTAACATCATCGGTAATCCAAATGTTGGAAAATCAACATTAATGAATGCCTTTGTTGGAGAACGCCTTTCGATTATAACTTCCAAAGCTCAAACAACCCGTCACAGAATATTAGGGATCGTAAACGGAGACGATTTCCAGGTATTGTTTTCAGATACACCCGGAATCATCAAACCCGCTTACGAATTGCAATCGTCTATGATGGATTTTGTAAAGTCTGCTTTCGAAGATGCCGATGTGCTGATCTATATGGTAGAAATAGGAGAGAAGGAATTAAAAGATGAAGCCTTCTTTAATAAAATCATCCATGCCAAAATTCCGGTATTGCTGTTGTTGAATAAAATTGACAAATCCAATCAGGAACAATTGGAAGAGCAGGTAAACCTTTGGAAAGAAAAAGTGCCTAACGCAGAGATCTTCCCGATATCGGCATTGGAGAACTTTAATGTAAGTACGGTTTTCGACAGAATACTGGAATTACTGCCGGAATCGCCGGCATATTATCCAAAAGATGCGCTGACAGACAAACCGGAACGTTTCTTCGTAAATGAAACCATCCGTGAAAAAATCCTTTTAAACTACGAAAAGGAAATTCCGTATGCGGTGGAAATTGAAACGGAAGAATTCCTGGAAGACGATGATATTATCCGGATCAGAGCCGTTATCATGGTAGAACGCGAAACGCAGAAAGGAATCATCATCGGACATAAAGGTGCTGCTATTAAAAAAGTAGGTATTCAGGCACGTCAGGATCTGGAAAAATTCTTTGGCAAACAAATTCATATTGAAATGTTTGTAAAAGTAAATAAAGACTGGCGAAGCAACAGCTATCAGCTGCGCCGATTCGGATACAATCAAAATAAAAATAATTAA
- a CDS encoding DUF6705 family protein, producing MKKYIYLILVLISLNIFAQTPIIGIYEAEYYGGVAGAYYKDIGGFHNQYVGTWVYTNSNTTFKITFVKKNSFHVTNDVRDYYVDFLIGEFQYIDNGVEKVNTLSYINQSHSNIFDYNLVSVVPYDKSIYPLCPECSENELRLLMRFNEPSRRNIWGGISNKFVIRRFMQNGQEKLKVQFVYTGNGLESLNTIDGPPANVNSFSVPYGEYVLTKQP from the coding sequence ATGAAAAAATATATTTATTTAATACTTGTCCTAATCAGTTTAAACATTTTTGCACAAACACCAATCATTGGTATATATGAGGCTGAATACTATGGAGGAGTAGCTGGCGCATATTATAAGGATATTGGTGGATTCCACAACCAATATGTTGGTACCTGGGTTTACACAAACAGCAATACAACATTTAAGATTACGTTTGTGAAAAAAAATAGTTTTCATGTAACGAATGACGTTAGAGACTATTATGTGGATTTTCTTATTGGAGAATTTCAGTACATTGATAATGGAGTTGAAAAGGTAAATACACTGTCGTATATTAACCAATCACACAGTAATATATTTGACTACAATCTTGTCAGTGTTGTGCCCTATGATAAGTCCATTTATCCTCTTTGTCCTGAATGCAGTGAGAATGAATTACGCTTATTAATGCGTTTTAACGAACCTTCCCGTAGAAATATTTGGGGAGGTATAAGTAATAAGTTTGTGATTAGAAGATTTATGCAAAACGGACAAGAAAAATTAAAAGTTCAATTTGTTTATACCGGTAATGGGCTTGAATCTTTGAATACTATAGACGGACCTCCAGCAAATGTAAATAGCTTTAGTGTGCCTTACGGTGAATATGTTTTGACAAAACAGCCGTAA
- a CDS encoding TPM domain-containing protein: MSVTEDFLTADEENAIVNAIQLAELNTSGEIRVHIENHTEKPPLERAQEVFYTLGMDQTKARNGVLFYVGVSDHTFAIIGDEGIHNMVEEDFWNCTKDIVIEHFKNKRYKEGLVDGIIRAGERLKKYFPFESDDTNELSNEISKG; this comes from the coding sequence ATGTCTGTAACCGAAGATTTTCTAACCGCCGATGAGGAGAATGCCATTGTAAATGCCATTCAGCTTGCAGAATTAAACACTTCCGGCGAGATTAGGGTTCATATCGAAAATCATACTGAAAAACCTCCGCTCGAAAGGGCTCAGGAGGTTTTTTATACTTTAGGCATGGATCAGACAAAAGCCCGTAACGGTGTATTGTTTTATGTGGGAGTATCCGATCATACTTTTGCTATCATTGGGGATGAAGGCATTCACAATATGGTGGAAGAAGACTTTTGGAACTGCACCAAAGACATTGTAATTGAACATTTCAAAAACAAACGATACAAAGAAGGTCTTGTGGATGGTATCATAAGAGCCGGAGAACGTTTGAAAAAATATTTTCCTTTTGAAAGTGACGATACCAATGAATTATCGAACGAAATATCCAAAGGATAA